From one Caldithrix abyssi DSM 13497 genomic stretch:
- the hemL gene encoding glutamate-1-semialdehyde 2,1-aminomutase, producing the protein MNRSSELFRKAQKYLPGGVNSPVRAFKSVNRDPLFIASGAGSKIRDVDGNEYIDYVGSWGPLILGHAHPEVVEYLQSVTESGTSFGAPTELEILIAEKIVQMVPSVEMVRMVNSGTEATMSAIRLARGFTGRDKIIKFEGCYHGHGDSFLIKAGSGALTFGEPNSPGVPAALAKETLTAGFNDLDSVERLFESFKNQIAAVIVEPIAGNMGVIPPADGFLQGLRDLCTQNGALLIFDEVMTGFRVHAGGAQSLYNVQPDLTTMGKVIGGGLPAAAYGGKREIMEMVSPAGAVYQAGTLSGNPLAMAAGLKTLEIISRPGFFEKLNKKANWFFSELAHYVENQNFPLSLNYVNSMGCLFFKPGEVRNFNEATQSDTELFARYFGGMLDKGIYLAPSQFEAMFISAAHSEEDLQNTLHAGREVLEKLFK; encoded by the coding sequence ATGAACCGCAGTTCAGAATTGTTTCGTAAAGCGCAAAAGTATTTGCCGGGCGGCGTAAATTCGCCGGTACGGGCTTTTAAAAGCGTCAACAGAGACCCGTTGTTCATTGCCTCCGGAGCGGGCAGTAAAATTCGCGATGTTGACGGAAATGAATATATCGACTACGTGGGCTCGTGGGGGCCGTTGATCTTAGGGCACGCTCATCCGGAAGTGGTGGAGTATTTGCAGAGCGTAACCGAATCCGGGACCAGTTTTGGCGCGCCTACAGAGCTGGAAATCTTAATCGCCGAAAAGATTGTGCAAATGGTGCCCTCGGTTGAAATGGTGCGCATGGTCAATTCCGGCACCGAAGCTACCATGAGCGCCATTCGTCTGGCACGGGGATTTACCGGGCGCGACAAGATCATCAAATTTGAAGGATGTTACCACGGCCATGGCGATAGTTTTTTGATCAAAGCCGGTTCCGGCGCCTTAACCTTTGGCGAGCCCAACAGTCCGGGGGTTCCTGCCGCGCTGGCTAAAGAAACTTTAACGGCCGGGTTTAACGATCTGGATTCGGTGGAACGGCTGTTCGAGTCATTTAAAAATCAGATCGCAGCCGTGATTGTGGAACCCATCGCCGGCAACATGGGCGTTATTCCCCCGGCAGACGGGTTTTTACAGGGCCTGCGCGATTTGTGTACGCAAAATGGCGCCCTGCTGATCTTTGATGAAGTGATGACCGGCTTTCGCGTACATGCAGGTGGCGCGCAAAGCCTTTACAATGTCCAGCCAGATTTAACCACCATGGGCAAGGTGATTGGCGGCGGACTGCCGGCCGCGGCCTATGGCGGTAAAAGAGAAATCATGGAGATGGTTTCGCCGGCCGGAGCGGTCTATCAGGCGGGCACCCTTTCTGGCAATCCGCTGGCCATGGCTGCCGGCTTAAAAACCCTGGAAATCATTTCCCGTCCCGGCTTTTTTGAAAAACTGAATAAAAAAGCCAACTGGTTTTTCTCTGAACTGGCGCATTATGTTGAAAATCAGAATTTCCCTTTAAGTCTCAATTATGTCAATTCCATGGGCTGCCTGTTTTTTAAGCCAGGCGAAGTTCGCAACTTTAACGAAGCCACGCAATCCGATACGGAGTTATTTGCCCGATATTTCGGCGGCATGCTGGACAAAGGCATTTACCTGGCGCCGTCGCAATTTGAGGCCATGTTCATTTCTGCCGCCCATTCCGAAGAAGATTTGCAAAACACCTTGCATGCCGGGCGGGAAGTGCTGGAAAAACTTTTTAAATAA
- the hemC gene encoding hydroxymethylbilane synthase, which produces MLKRVRIGTRGSALALWQADFVENELRRRYPELELERVIIKTQGDRDQKSSLTRIGGQGVFTKTIEEALLQEKIDIAVHSLKDLPSAMSQGLELAAIPPRGPVEDVLITQGGLTLNQLPAGARIATGSIRRRCQLLQMRPDLRMEDLRGNIDTRLRKLHEQNLDGIIMALAAIKRLDIEGLYFQVFKSNEMIPAIGQGAIGIQIRSNDKPLKTMLEKLNHIPTYYGVVAERSLLKTLDTGCQFPVGGYGRVSDAQLTLLGFVGSEDGKILIKDQVSGPMEQAEELGVKLAEQLLKKGARQLLQKFRSENEIKE; this is translated from the coding sequence ATGCTAAAAAGAGTACGCATCGGAACAAGGGGCAGCGCGCTTGCTTTATGGCAGGCCGACTTTGTAGAAAACGAACTGCGCCGGCGCTATCCGGAACTGGAACTGGAACGAGTTATCATCAAAACCCAGGGCGATCGCGATCAAAAATCGTCGTTAACGCGCATTGGCGGCCAGGGCGTTTTTACCAAAACCATCGAAGAGGCGCTGTTGCAGGAGAAGATTGATATTGCCGTTCACAGTTTAAAAGACCTGCCCTCTGCTATGTCGCAGGGTCTTGAGCTGGCGGCCATTCCGCCGCGCGGTCCGGTGGAAGATGTTTTGATCACACAAGGCGGACTGACTCTGAATCAATTGCCCGCTGGCGCGCGTATCGCAACCGGTAGCATCCGGCGACGCTGTCAGCTATTGCAAATGCGGCCCGACCTGCGCATGGAGGATTTACGGGGGAATATTGACACGCGCCTCAGAAAATTACATGAACAAAACCTGGATGGCATTATTATGGCGCTGGCGGCCATTAAGCGCCTAGATATTGAAGGTCTGTATTTTCAGGTTTTTAAGAGCAACGAAATGATCCCGGCCATTGGCCAGGGCGCCATTGGCATTCAAATTCGCTCAAACGACAAACCATTAAAAACCATGCTCGAAAAGTTGAACCATATTCCAACGTATTATGGCGTTGTGGCAGAACGTAGTCTGTTGAAAACCCTGGATACCGGCTGCCAGTTTCCGGTTGGCGGCTACGGTAGGGTGAGCGATGCGCAGTTAACCCTGCTGGGGTTTGTGGGCAGTGAAGATGGGAAAATATTGATTAAAGATCAGGTTTCTGGTCCCATGGAACAGGCAGAAGAGCTTGGCGTAAAACTGGCTGAACAATTGTTAAAAAAAGGCGCCAGACAACTATTACAAAAGTTTAGAAGCGAAAATGAAATTAAAGAATAA
- a CDS encoding peptidylprolyl isomerase, with product MVWVKNGLVLFLISLIVVTACKKEEEPPQVRHQWIAMVDSFDLWASRVDHAFEYSKDFKKAKAITPELLKSYIKHYFLDELYLLAEAKTLKLDEDPEFLKIMKKIKIKEMTKPNGPLFKAIVPEKFEVDNKKLELLYQRLPYRLTLQQILVTSKSLADSIYDALMKGADWNKLVLKYSNDLYTAKKEGVLSDYLVPGMAAPEYEEAAFSLWQKGQISRPVKTDFGYHIIRLMYREKLDVSSFNFEQERLKKIAQLSAKNQFIRDYIRSLFDKFHLTANKELYPALLNAFERKGVFGTINPQKIKENDMEAIFIKHDRDSMSLGGFVEAYNELNRYERYRLERPEDIDIMVRKIISPELMYYDGVERGLDKDPLYQDFIRYNYRHELEKIAQKRLIDEAIPISDQEVKEYFDRHRNLWKNSKFKDVKPYVRNRLLVEKRKRYRGELLNALREKHPVKFNEEIIQELVEKYNKKKQAA from the coding sequence ATGGTTTGGGTGAAAAACGGGCTTGTTCTGTTTTTGATCAGTTTGATCGTTGTTACTGCCTGTAAAAAAGAAGAGGAGCCGCCACAGGTTCGCCATCAATGGATTGCCATGGTTGACTCTTTTGATTTATGGGCATCGCGCGTTGACCATGCTTTTGAATATAGCAAAGACTTTAAAAAAGCCAAAGCCATTACGCCCGAACTCTTGAAATCCTACATCAAACACTATTTTCTGGATGAATTGTATTTGCTGGCAGAAGCAAAAACGCTAAAGCTGGATGAAGACCCTGAATTTTTGAAAATCATGAAAAAGATCAAAATTAAAGAAATGACCAAGCCAAACGGGCCGCTATTTAAGGCCATTGTTCCAGAAAAATTTGAGGTGGACAATAAAAAGCTGGAACTCTTGTACCAGCGTTTGCCCTACCGTTTGACCCTGCAGCAAATTCTGGTTACTTCAAAATCGTTGGCCGATTCCATTTACGACGCTTTGATGAAGGGGGCCGACTGGAACAAACTGGTTCTGAAATATTCCAACGATTTATACACTGCCAAAAAAGAGGGCGTGCTTTCGGATTATTTAGTGCCGGGTATGGCCGCTCCGGAATACGAAGAAGCCGCTTTCAGCCTGTGGCAAAAGGGACAAATCTCCAGGCCCGTAAAAACGGATTTTGGTTACCATATCATCCGCTTGATGTACCGAGAAAAACTGGATGTCAGCTCTTTTAATTTTGAACAGGAACGGCTGAAAAAAATCGCCCAGCTGTCCGCAAAAAATCAATTCATTCGCGATTACATCCGATCGCTGTTTGATAAATTTCATCTGACTGCCAATAAAGAACTCTATCCTGCGTTGCTTAACGCCTTCGAAAGAAAAGGTGTTTTTGGAACTATTAATCCGCAAAAAATCAAAGAAAACGATATGGAGGCCATTTTTATTAAACACGATCGTGACTCCATGTCGCTGGGCGGGTTTGTGGAAGCCTACAACGAACTCAATCGTTATGAACGCTATCGGCTGGAACGCCCGGAAGATATTGACATCATGGTGCGCAAGATCATTTCGCCGGAATTGATGTATTACGACGGCGTAGAGCGCGGTCTGGATAAGGACCCGTTGTATCAGGACTTCATTCGCTACAATTATCGGCACGAACTGGAAAAGATCGCCCAAAAACGGTTGATCGACGAGGCCATTCCGATAAGCGATCAGGAAGTAAAAGAATATTTTGATCGGCATCGAAATTTGTGGAAAAACAGTAAATTTAAAGATGTGAAGCCGTATGTACGCAATCGCCTGTTAGTTGAGAAAAGAAAACGGTACAGAGGTGAGTTGCTCAACGCCCTGCGCGAAAAGCATCCGGTGAAATTCAACGAAGAGATTATTCAGGAATTGGTGGAAAAATATAACAAGAAAAAACAGGCCGCCTGA
- the hemN gene encoding oxygen-independent coproporphyrinogen III oxidase — MSSKNQIHVDIDLLKKYDQPGPRYTSYPTAPYFHEGIGEKDYIRHIQKDDQQKSGEPISLYFHLPFCDTLCYFCGCNMMVTHNRQKIDHYIDYLVKEMELLRPLINDNRKVMQLHWGGGTPTYLTPEQIRRLGQDIRRLFELEEGAEVSVEIDPRELTREHMVALKEAGFNRCSMGVQDFNPKVQKTVNRIQPEDITRQTVDWARELGFQSVNIDLMYGLPFQNAELFKKTLEIILDIDPDRLAVFNYAHLPSIIKHQRLIKDEWLPGPEEKLELLKLSIETLTSSGYVYIGMDHFAKPNDELTIAMNEGTLYRNFQGYSTHAGLNLFAIGITSISMLSDLYVQNVKKLEPYYELLDAGHLPVYKGVELNEDDILRREVITELMCNFRLQKEKIEKKYGIVFDDYFADALQNLTPMQDDGLIELHADHLQVTTMGRLLIRNIAMQFDYYLMKREGHKPQFSRTV; from the coding sequence ATGAGCAGCAAAAATCAAATACACGTGGATATTGATCTGTTGAAAAAATACGATCAGCCGGGGCCGCGCTACACCAGCTACCCAACTGCCCCGTATTTTCATGAAGGCATTGGCGAAAAAGACTACATCCGGCATATTCAAAAGGACGATCAGCAAAAGAGCGGCGAGCCTATTTCGCTGTACTTTCATCTGCCGTTTTGCGACACTTTGTGCTACTTTTGCGGCTGCAATATGATGGTCACCCACAATCGGCAGAAGATCGATCATTACATCGATTACCTCGTTAAAGAAATGGAGTTATTGCGGCCTTTAATTAATGACAACAGAAAAGTGATGCAATTGCACTGGGGCGGAGGCACGCCCACCTATTTAACGCCGGAACAAATCCGTCGGCTTGGTCAGGACATCCGTCGGCTGTTTGAGCTGGAAGAAGGGGCGGAAGTGAGCGTGGAAATCGATCCGCGAGAATTGACCAGGGAGCACATGGTTGCCCTTAAAGAAGCCGGCTTTAACCGGTGCAGTATGGGCGTTCAGGATTTTAATCCAAAAGTACAAAAAACAGTCAATCGCATCCAGCCAGAAGACATTACGCGCCAAACGGTGGACTGGGCGCGCGAGCTTGGTTTTCAGAGTGTCAATATTGATCTGATGTACGGACTTCCCTTTCAGAACGCAGAATTGTTCAAAAAAACGCTGGAGATTATTCTGGATATCGATCCCGATCGGCTGGCTGTTTTTAACTACGCCCATCTGCCGTCGATAATCAAACATCAGCGGCTGATTAAAGACGAATGGCTGCCCGGCCCTGAAGAAAAGCTGGAATTGCTTAAGCTGAGCATCGAAACGTTAACCTCCTCGGGTTATGTGTACATCGGGATGGATCATTTTGCCAAACCCAATGACGAGCTAACCATTGCCATGAACGAAGGGACGCTGTATCGCAACTTTCAGGGCTACTCCACACACGCCGGCTTAAATTTGTTCGCCATCGGAATTACCAGCATCAGTATGTTAAGCGATCTGTATGTGCAAAATGTCAAAAAGCTGGAGCCGTATTATGAGTTACTGGACGCAGGGCATTTGCCGGTTTACAAAGGTGTGGAGCTGAACGAAGACGATATCTTACGGCGCGAGGTAATCACCGAACTGATGTGTAATTTTCGCTTGCAAAAAGAAAAAATAGAGAAGAAATATGGAATTGTATTCGACGATTATTTTGCCGATGCGTTGCAAAATTTGACGCCCATGCAGGACGACGGATTAATCGAGTTGCATGCCGATCATTTGCAGGTTACAACCATGGGACGGCTGTTAATCCGTAATATTGCCATGCAATTTGATTATTACTTAATGAAGCGAGAGGGCCACAAACCGCAGTTCTCGCGAACCGTTTAA
- a CDS encoding uroporphyrinogen-III synthase produces MKLKNKTIVITRQPEQARTLTQLIEKEGGKAVLFPTIATVAADENIAGQERVIARLEQFDWLIFTSENAVKFFLKRLQDGAIQLPAIKIAAVGSRTAETLEKEGIPIHLIPDDFSAKGLIDAFTTSELRGTKILIPSSNLAREELQTGLKLHGAQVETVIFYKTVPNPNFDHKAFRSLLLNKQIDVITFFSPSAFNFLVEILCLEGLNLLQTSETRLAAIGQTTARAINMQGLKVHIIPKISTSKGMVEAIINYYEGKEDERK; encoded by the coding sequence ATGAAATTAAAGAATAAAACCATTGTCATTACGCGGCAGCCCGAACAGGCCAGAACATTGACTCAACTGATCGAAAAAGAAGGCGGCAAGGCCGTATTGTTTCCTACCATCGCCACGGTTGCCGCCGACGAAAATATTGCCGGGCAGGAACGCGTTATTGCCCGTCTTGAACAGTTTGACTGGCTGATTTTTACCAGCGAAAACGCGGTAAAATTTTTTTTAAAAAGACTGCAAGACGGCGCCATACAACTACCGGCCATCAAAATTGCCGCGGTCGGATCCCGAACGGCTGAAACCCTTGAAAAAGAAGGCATTCCGATCCATTTGATCCCGGATGATTTCTCGGCAAAGGGGCTGATTGACGCCTTTACCACTTCGGAGTTGCGAGGAACAAAGATTTTAATCCCTTCCTCAAACCTGGCCCGGGAAGAGCTGCAAACGGGATTGAAATTGCACGGCGCACAGGTGGAAACGGTAATATTTTATAAAACGGTGCCCAATCCGAACTTTGATCACAAGGCCTTTCGTTCTTTACTGCTAAACAAACAAATCGACGTAATCACCTTCTTCAGTCCTTCGGCGTTTAATTTTTTGGTAGAAATCTTATGCCTGGAGGGCTTAAATTTACTGCAAACAAGCGAGACGCGCCTGGCGGCAATCGGTCAAACCACCGCCAGAGCCATTAACATGCAGGGACTAAAAGTACACATTATTCCAAAAATCAGCACTTCTAAAGGAATGGTTGAGGCAATTATTAATTATTATGAAGGAAAAGAAGATGAGCGAAAATAA
- the hemE gene encoding uroporphyrinogen decarboxylase yields MSENNLFLKAIHKKPVERTPVWIMRQAGRYLPEYRALRDKYDFLTVCKTPELAAEVTLQPIKRFGFDAAILFSDILVVPEAMGQTLEFMPDHGPKLTPPIRSAEQVERLTTAEIVDKLQYVAQAIKVIRNELDENTALIGFSGSPFTLAAYMIEGKPTRHFKHIKGMMYREPQILEALLQKLTEAIVEYLQMQIQAGVQAVQVFDTWGSVLPLHLYEPFSARYMKEIAYKLQKNGVPVILFGMGGIDHLIQLGDSLAQALGVEWQTDMEQAIRLLHPEYALQGNLDPTVLYGSKETITREVERILKIFGKQNGHIFNLGHGIHPDVPLENVEHLVQEVRRISAELRKADD; encoded by the coding sequence ATGAGCGAAAATAATCTGTTTTTAAAAGCCATACACAAAAAACCGGTGGAACGCACGCCTGTGTGGATTATGCGACAGGCCGGACGCTATTTGCCAGAGTATCGGGCGCTGCGAGATAAATACGATTTTTTAACGGTCTGTAAAACACCGGAACTGGCGGCCGAAGTAACGCTGCAGCCCATTAAACGTTTTGGCTTTGATGCGGCCATTCTATTCTCTGATATTCTGGTCGTTCCCGAAGCCATGGGGCAAACCCTGGAATTTATGCCCGATCATGGCCCAAAGCTAACCCCGCCCATCCGTTCGGCAGAGCAGGTCGAGCGATTGACGACGGCAGAGATCGTGGACAAATTGCAGTATGTGGCCCAGGCCATAAAGGTCATTCGAAACGAATTGGATGAGAATACAGCGTTGATCGGCTTTAGCGGCTCTCCCTTTACGCTGGCCGCTTACATGATCGAAGGTAAACCCACGCGTCATTTTAAACACATTAAAGGCATGATGTACCGTGAACCGCAAATTTTAGAAGCGCTTTTGCAAAAATTGACCGAGGCCATTGTGGAATATCTACAAATGCAAATCCAGGCGGGCGTTCAGGCGGTGCAGGTTTTTGATACGTGGGGAAGCGTGCTGCCTCTCCATCTGTACGAACCGTTTTCGGCCAGGTACATGAAGGAAATCGCTTACAAACTGCAAAAAAATGGCGTGCCGGTCATCCTGTTCGGCATGGGCGGCATCGATCATTTGATTCAACTGGGCGATAGCCTGGCGCAGGCCCTGGGCGTGGAATGGCAGACCGATATGGAACAGGCCATTCGCCTTTTGCATCCGGAATATGCTCTGCAGGGCAATCTGGACCCTACCGTGCTTTACGGAAGTAAGGAAACCATTACGCGCGAAGTTGAGCGCATTTTAAAAATCTTCGGAAAACAAAACGGGCACATCTTTAACCTGGGTCACGGCATCCATCCGGATGTTCCGCTGGAAAACGTGGAGCATCTGGTTCAGGAAGTACGGAGAATTAGCGCAGAATTGCGCAAAGCGGATGATTAA
- the hemB gene encoding porphobilinogen synthase, translating to MFTPYYRPRRLRRNENIRRMVRETHLSVDDLIFPLFVTEGKNVKNPIHSMPGNFQWSIDLLVEEVKEVHRLGIPAIILFGIPDHKDPVGSDAMNDEGIIQRAVKAIKDAVPEMYVITDVCFCEYTDHGHCGAVVDGDVDNDSTLEMLGNQVLTHARAGADMVAPSGMMDGMVGAIREALDDNGFEKIPIMSYAAKYASAFYGPFRDAAESAPQFGDRRSYQMDPSNAREALYEVDLDVNEGADIIMVKPALSYLDVIRRVRERIELPVAAYNVSGEFSMVKAAAQQGWIDEKRVTLEILTSIKRAGADLILTYHAKDAARWLAEL from the coding sequence ATGTTTACCCCCTATTATCGTCCCCGAAGATTACGAAGAAATGAAAACATTCGTCGGATGGTACGCGAAACGCACCTGAGCGTTGACGATTTAATCTTTCCCCTGTTTGTTACAGAAGGGAAAAACGTTAAAAATCCCATTCATTCCATGCCGGGCAATTTTCAATGGTCAATCGATCTGTTGGTGGAAGAAGTAAAAGAGGTGCATCGACTGGGAATTCCGGCCATCATTTTGTTTGGCATTCCGGATCATAAAGACCCCGTGGGCAGCGATGCCATGAACGACGAGGGCATTATTCAGCGCGCCGTTAAGGCCATAAAAGACGCCGTGCCCGAAATGTACGTGATAACCGATGTCTGCTTTTGCGAATACACCGATCATGGTCATTGCGGCGCGGTGGTTGACGGCGATGTGGACAATGATTCCACTCTGGAAATGCTCGGCAACCAGGTGCTTACCCATGCCAGAGCAGGCGCCGACATGGTCGCTCCTTCCGGCATGATGGATGGTATGGTGGGCGCCATTCGCGAAGCGCTGGATGACAATGGTTTTGAAAAGATACCGATCATGAGTTACGCCGCTAAATACGCTTCCGCTTTTTACGGGCCGTTTCGCGATGCCGCCGAATCAGCGCCGCAATTTGGCGACCGTCGCAGCTATCAAATGGACCCTTCCAATGCGCGCGAAGCGCTGTACGAGGTAGACCTGGACGTCAACGAAGGAGCGGATATCATCATGGTCAAGCCTGCGCTCTCCTATCTGGACGTAATTCGCCGTGTGCGCGAACGCATCGAACTGCCGGTTGCGGCTTACAATGTGAGCGGCGAGTTTTCCATGGTCAAGGCGGCGGCGCAGCAGGGCTGGATCGACGAAAAACGCGTTACACTGGAAATTTTGACTTCCATTAAACGCGCGGGAGCCGATTTGATTTTAACCTACCACGCCAAAGATGCCGCCAGATGGCTGGCAGAACTTTAA
- the hemG gene encoding protoporphyrinogen oxidase, with protein sequence MTVAVIGAGISGLTTAYYLKQQGVDVQVFEKNNYIGGSVITEKKDGFLIDLGPNSTLETSQVLRQLIDQIGLQSQKVYASDVSNKRYVVRDGLLHALPLSPPAFIKTKLFSWKAKLQLLKEPFLPKVEVDDISLADYVRYRLGDEFLDYAINPFVAGVYAGDPEQLSAPAAFPKLYNLEQNYGSFIKGAIKGKRERKKRQEVAKDRAKMFSFLDGMQVFPQALARQLGEVIHLNCEVREVIPHGKGFKVVLEQDSGEQECFFERVVISVPTYVQAKILNSILKERAALLADVLHPPIAVVFMGFKRDDVAHALDGFGFLLPAKEKKQILGSIFSSTIFPQRAPQGKVAFTTFVGGMRNPDNALKDDEEIKELVLKDLNDLVGLHGQPVLTRIRRWPRAIPQYTLGYKKIQALFDELEQEFSGLFFAGNFRRGISVGDSVLSAFETSEKMLKEK encoded by the coding sequence ATGACAGTAGCCGTAATTGGCGCCGGTATTTCCGGATTGACCACGGCCTATTACCTGAAGCAACAAGGAGTGGATGTTCAGGTTTTTGAGAAAAACAATTACATCGGCGGCTCGGTAATCACCGAAAAAAAGGATGGGTTTTTAATCGATCTCGGGCCGAACAGCACGCTGGAAACTTCGCAAGTTTTACGTCAGTTGATCGATCAGATAGGTTTGCAGTCGCAAAAGGTTTATGCCAGCGATGTAAGCAATAAAAGGTATGTGGTGCGCGATGGTCTTTTGCACGCTTTGCCCCTTTCGCCGCCGGCTTTTATTAAAACTAAACTCTTCTCCTGGAAGGCGAAGCTGCAGTTGTTAAAGGAGCCATTTCTGCCAAAGGTTGAGGTCGATGACATTTCACTGGCCGATTATGTGCGTTACCGGTTGGGTGATGAGTTTCTGGATTACGCCATTAATCCCTTTGTAGCCGGTGTTTACGCCGGCGATCCAGAACAGTTGAGCGCGCCAGCCGCCTTCCCGAAATTGTACAATCTTGAACAAAATTACGGATCATTTATCAAAGGAGCGATAAAAGGCAAGCGAGAACGCAAAAAGCGCCAGGAGGTGGCCAAAGATCGCGCTAAAATGTTTTCTTTTCTGGACGGCATGCAGGTTTTTCCTCAGGCTCTGGCCCGGCAGTTGGGCGAGGTAATTCACCTGAATTGTGAAGTGCGGGAAGTCATCCCGCACGGAAAGGGATTTAAGGTGGTTCTGGAGCAGGATTCTGGCGAGCAGGAATGTTTTTTTGAACGGGTTGTTATTTCGGTTCCCACCTATGTTCAGGCTAAAATTTTAAATTCTATTTTAAAAGAGCGGGCGGCATTACTGGCCGATGTGTTACATCCGCCGATTGCGGTGGTGTTTATGGGATTTAAGCGCGACGACGTGGCGCATGCCCTCGATGGGTTTGGCTTTTTGTTGCCGGCCAAAGAAAAAAAACAGATTCTGGGCTCCATTTTCAGTTCCACCATTTTCCCTCAGCGGGCGCCGCAGGGAAAAGTGGCCTTTACCACCTTTGTCGGAGGTATGCGCAATCCGGACAACGCGTTAAAGGATGACGAAGAGATCAAAGAATTGGTTTTAAAAGACCTGAATGACCTGGTCGGCCTTCATGGGCAGCCGGTTTTAACCAGAATTCGTCGCTGGCCCAGAGCCATTCCCCAGTACACGCTGGGGTACAAAAAAATCCAGGCGCTGTTCGACGAACTGGAACAGGAATTTTCCGGTCTCTTTTTTGCCGGTAACTTCCGGCGCGGAATCAGCGTTGGCGACAGCGTTCTTTCCGCTTTTGAAACGTCCGAAAAAATGTTAAAAGAAAAATAA
- the hemH gene encoding ferrochelatase translates to MKIAILLANMGGPDSLEAVEPYLLEIFKDPDIIDIPLPEFVRLPLVRFLAKKRAPESREIYQKLGGKTPLLEITQAQAQALKQLLNEKNDQRFEIFPAMRYWHPFMEEVWQKVTEEGFDKIVVLSMYPFFSTTTSGSVINEARRLMQKYNTPREKVLIIDRFGDHPKFIESMAEQLRQNLPQKGTDGEAHVLFSAHSIPMKRIHSGDPYFDEIKQAMDLMRRKFPQGSVKFHLSFQSKLGPIRWLSPATPEKIEELALQGVKRLFVFPLGFVADNSETIFEIGMLYRDLALEKGIESYVRIEALNTQPLFMEALSQIVLERLTADQVGQKETKQN, encoded by the coding sequence ATGAAAATAGCCATTCTTTTAGCCAATATGGGCGGGCCGGATTCGTTAGAGGCGGTTGAACCTTATTTATTAGAAATTTTTAAGGACCCGGATATCATCGATATTCCTCTGCCGGAATTTGTGCGCCTTCCGCTGGTGCGTTTTTTAGCCAAAAAACGCGCGCCGGAGAGCAGAGAGATTTATCAAAAACTGGGCGGTAAAACGCCCTTGCTGGAAATCACTCAGGCACAGGCACAGGCTTTAAAACAATTGTTAAATGAAAAAAACGATCAGCGCTTTGAAATATTTCCGGCCATGCGCTACTGGCATCCGTTCATGGAAGAGGTGTGGCAAAAGGTAACGGAGGAAGGTTTTGATAAGATCGTTGTGCTCAGCATGTATCCTTTTTTCTCCACCACAACCAGCGGTTCTGTAATTAATGAGGCCAGACGCCTGATGCAAAAATACAACACGCCGCGGGAAAAAGTATTGATCATCGATCGCTTTGGCGACCATCCAAAGTTTATTGAAAGTATGGCCGAACAGCTTCGGCAAAATCTACCGCAAAAAGGAACTGACGGCGAGGCGCATGTTTTGTTCAGCGCCCATAGCATTCCCATGAAGCGCATTCATTCGGGGGATCCCTATTTTGACGAAATAAAGCAGGCCATGGACCTGATGCGCCGGAAGTTTCCGCAAGGGAGTGTCAAGTTTCATCTGTCCTTTCAAAGTAAATTAGGGCCAATCCGCTGGTTGTCGCCGGCCACGCCGGAAAAGATTGAAGAACTGGCTTTGCAGGGCGTAAAGCGTTTGTTCGTGTTTCCGCTGGGTTTTGTGGCCGATAATTCCGAAACGATTTTTGAGATAGGCATGTTGTACCGCGACCTGGCTCTGGAAAAGGGCATCGAATCTTATGTTCGGATCGAAGCCCTGAATACCCAGCCTTTGTTTATGGAAGCCTTAAGTCAAATAGTGCTGGAGCGCCTGACAGCGGATCAGGTCGGGCAAAAAGAAACGAAGCAAAATTGA